A section of the Kribbella sp. HUAS MG21 genome encodes:
- a CDS encoding pyridoxamine 5'-phosphate oxidase family protein, with protein sequence MEIPGLVEVTTYDELREIVPQPLAAAAGKARKELHDLDREWLAASPFCLIATSAADGTCDVSPKGDPAGFTKVFDSTTIAIPERAGNRRVDGFTNILSNPHVGLIYFLPGRGDTLRINGRARIVRDAPFFDEMVVKGNRPQLALLVEIEEIFHHCSKAFLRSKLWKPETWQPDAVAPRARIAQALERPDDDLATLEEYYGPAYEEKIYKVKY encoded by the coding sequence ATGGAGATCCCCGGACTGGTCGAGGTCACGACGTACGACGAACTGCGCGAGATCGTCCCGCAACCGCTGGCCGCCGCGGCCGGCAAGGCCCGCAAGGAGCTGCACGACCTGGACCGGGAGTGGCTGGCGGCCTCGCCGTTCTGCCTGATCGCCACCTCCGCGGCCGACGGTACGTGCGACGTCTCCCCCAAGGGCGACCCGGCCGGGTTCACCAAGGTCTTCGACAGCACCACGATCGCCATCCCGGAGCGGGCCGGCAACCGGCGCGTCGACGGGTTCACCAACATCCTCTCCAATCCGCACGTCGGGCTGATCTACTTCCTGCCCGGCCGCGGCGACACACTGCGGATCAACGGCCGCGCCCGGATCGTCCGCGACGCGCCGTTCTTCGACGAGATGGTCGTGAAGGGCAACCGCCCGCAGCTCGCGCTGCTCGTCGAGATCGAGGAGATCTTCCACCACTGCTCGAAGGCGTTCCTGCGCTCGAAGCTGTGGAAGCCCGAGACCTGGCAGCCGGACGCGGTCGCGCCGCGGGCGCGGATCGCGCAGGCGCTGGAGCGCCCGGACGACGACCTCGCGACGCTGGAGGAGTACTACGGCCCGGCGTACGAGGAGAAGATCTACAAGGTCAAGTACTGA
- a CDS encoding MFS transporter gives MRLGQMVPPAGAPRKLAMAQFANSVGDGAFVVTSALFFTRVVGLSTAEVGLGLTIAWLLGFVAGVPLGNLADRHGARGAAVLLALTTAASVASFLVVRSFAGFLIAAIVYACSQTGLTAARQALLAGLVPPAERTRIRAFLQSTVNAGLAIGALLGGVALRFDSTAAYLIVFAIDALSFLVAAALIHRVPPVAVSVRSAGEPRLAVLRDRPYAVLALINAVMLLFMPLISLIGPLWIVTRTDAPSWVVASLMIVNTLGVTLFQVRIAHAVKDLPTAARSVRYAGIAMLAACAVFATTAADLSPALAAAALVLAAALLTLGEMKLASGAWEISFGLAPADKQGQYQGFFGTGPAIARMLGPALLTTVVLGWGPIGWIVVGALFLGTSCATGPAVRWAARTRAVNEDATPSLVEENAA, from the coding sequence ATGAGACTTGGGCAGATGGTTCCGCCGGCCGGGGCGCCGCGGAAGCTGGCGATGGCGCAGTTCGCGAACTCGGTCGGTGACGGGGCGTTCGTCGTCACCTCGGCGTTGTTCTTCACCCGCGTGGTCGGGCTGTCGACGGCGGAGGTCGGCCTCGGGCTGACGATCGCCTGGCTGTTGGGATTCGTGGCCGGTGTCCCGCTGGGCAACCTCGCCGACCGCCACGGCGCACGCGGCGCGGCCGTCCTGCTCGCCCTGACCACCGCGGCGTCGGTCGCCTCGTTCCTGGTCGTCAGGAGTTTCGCCGGCTTCCTGATCGCCGCGATCGTCTACGCCTGCAGCCAGACTGGGCTCACGGCGGCGCGTCAGGCACTCCTGGCCGGGCTCGTCCCACCGGCAGAGCGAACCAGGATCCGCGCGTTCCTGCAGTCCACCGTCAACGCGGGCCTCGCGATCGGCGCGCTGCTCGGCGGCGTCGCGCTCCGCTTCGACAGCACCGCGGCGTACCTGATCGTCTTCGCGATCGACGCGCTCAGCTTCCTGGTCGCGGCCGCCCTCATCCACCGCGTCCCGCCGGTAGCGGTCAGCGTCCGCAGCGCAGGTGAGCCGAGGCTCGCAGTACTGCGTGATCGCCCGTACGCCGTCCTCGCGCTGATCAACGCCGTCATGCTGCTCTTCATGCCGCTGATCAGCCTGATCGGCCCGCTGTGGATCGTCACCCGCACCGACGCGCCGAGCTGGGTCGTCGCCTCGCTGATGATCGTGAACACGCTCGGCGTCACGCTCTTCCAGGTCCGGATCGCCCATGCCGTCAAGGATCTGCCCACCGCCGCCCGTTCGGTCCGGTACGCCGGAATCGCGATGCTCGCCGCCTGCGCCGTGTTCGCCACCACCGCCGCCGACCTGAGCCCGGCCCTCGCGGCCGCCGCGCTGGTCCTCGCTGCCGCACTCCTCACCCTCGGCGAGATGAAGCTGGCGTCCGGCGCCTGGGAGATCAGCTTCGGCCTCGCCCCCGCCGACAAGCAGGGGCAGTACCAGGGCTTCTTCGGCACCGGCCCCGCGATCGCCCGGATGCTCGGCCCCGCACTGCTCACCACGGTCGTTCTCGGCTGGGGCCCGATCGGCTGGATCGTGGTCGGAGCCCTGTTCCTGGGGACCAGTTGCGCGACTGGTCCCGCCGTACGATGGGCAGCGCGGACGAGGGCCGTCAACGAGGACGCCACGCCGTCGCTGGTAGAGGAGAACGCCGCCTGA
- a CDS encoding alpha-ketoglutarate-dependent dioxygenase AlkB, whose product MGADLQGSLLDAFADPALGSLGGLARTELGRGAWVDVLPGWLTGADQVYERLARDVPWQAERRQMYDRVVDVPRLLCFYGENADLPLPILDEARDALSAYYAEELGEPFRTAGLCFYRDGKDSVAWHGDRIGRGNHEDTMVAILSVGEPRMLALRPRPGAAGGPVASTIRYPLGHGDLIVMGGSCQRTWEHAIPKATGRVGPRISIQFRPRGVR is encoded by the coding sequence ATGGGTGCTGATCTTCAGGGCTCGTTGCTGGATGCGTTTGCGGATCCGGCGTTGGGGTCGTTGGGTGGGCTGGCGCGGACCGAGTTGGGGCGCGGGGCCTGGGTTGACGTGCTGCCGGGGTGGTTGACGGGGGCGGACCAGGTGTATGAGCGGCTTGCGCGGGATGTGCCGTGGCAGGCGGAGCGGCGGCAGATGTACGACCGGGTGGTCGACGTACCGCGGTTGCTGTGCTTCTACGGGGAGAACGCCGACCTGCCGTTGCCGATCCTCGACGAGGCGCGGGATGCGTTGAGTGCTTACTACGCGGAGGAGTTGGGCGAGCCATTCCGGACCGCGGGACTGTGCTTCTACCGGGACGGCAAGGACAGCGTGGCGTGGCACGGTGACCGGATCGGCCGCGGGAACCACGAGGACACCATGGTCGCGATCCTCTCCGTCGGAGAGCCTCGGATGCTCGCTCTTCGCCCACGTCCCGGCGCGGCCGGCGGGCCTGTTGCCTCCACCATCCGCTACCCCCTCGGCCACGGCGACCTGATCGTGATGGGCGGCTCCTGCCAACGCACCTGGGAACACGCCATCCCCAAAGCCACCGGGCGCGTAGGCCCCCGAATCAGCATCCAGTTCCGCCCCCGCGGCGTCCGCTGA
- a CDS encoding YciI family protein, whose protein sequence is MQYLVSVIDDESSSADPAERSSSSAAEAFNDRLKAEGHWVFAGGLAAPGAATVIDNRGGEAVFTDGPFLESKEYLGGLWIIEAPDLDMALKLAAEGSKACNRRVEVRPFQNQ, encoded by the coding sequence ATGCAGTACCTGGTTTCCGTGATCGACGATGAGTCCAGCTCCGCCGACCCCGCCGAGCGATCGTCGTCCTCAGCGGCGGAGGCGTTCAACGACCGGCTCAAGGCGGAGGGACACTGGGTCTTCGCCGGTGGCCTTGCGGCGCCCGGCGCCGCCACCGTCATCGACAACCGGGGTGGGGAGGCGGTGTTCACCGACGGTCCCTTCCTGGAATCCAAGGAGTACCTCGGCGGGCTGTGGATCATCGAGGCCCCCGACCTCGATATGGCGCTCAAGCTTGCCGCTGAGGGCTCGAAGGCCTGCAACCGGCGGGTCGAGGTGCGGCCGTTCCAAAACCAGTGA
- a CDS encoding dihydrofolate reductase family protein, which yields MRPLILRNSLSLDGYGAPPPGVPEDFILEYDEDEEFVAHMAGVLGNAGVHAMGAKTYQDMAGHWPYQDGPEADAMNRIPKVVFSRRPIDTPWETTTVCSGDLATEVARLKAQDGGPILAHGGVRLAQALVRADLVDEYHLLISPVAHGGGSPLFTEFTKLKLVDVKSFPRGNLALTYTRPDARAS from the coding sequence ATGCGTCCCCTCATTCTCCGCAACAGCTTGTCCCTCGACGGCTACGGCGCGCCTCCGCCGGGCGTGCCCGAAGACTTCATCCTGGAGTACGACGAGGACGAGGAGTTCGTCGCGCACATGGCCGGCGTACTCGGCAACGCGGGCGTGCACGCGATGGGTGCCAAGACGTACCAGGACATGGCCGGGCACTGGCCCTACCAGGACGGCCCTGAGGCCGACGCGATGAACAGGATCCCGAAGGTCGTCTTCTCCCGTAGGCCGATCGATACCCCCTGGGAGACGACGACGGTCTGCTCCGGAGACCTCGCCACGGAGGTCGCGAGGCTCAAGGCGCAGGACGGCGGCCCGATCCTCGCGCACGGCGGCGTCCGCCTCGCGCAGGCGCTCGTGCGTGCCGACCTTGTCGACGAGTACCACCTGTTGATCAGCCCGGTCGCCCACGGTGGCGGCAGCCCGCTGTTCACCGAGTTCACGAAGCTGAAGCTGGTCGACGTGAAATCATTCCCCCGAGGCAACCTCGCGCTGACCTACACGCGTCCGGATGCACGCGCGTCCTGA
- a CDS encoding amidohydrolase: MSRLVIRNVSVLVVPEQGECRVDEAQDIYVQDDRIVAIEPTTPASVASPAGAAVAGDDEVGEVIDGTGLLAVPGLVNSHTHSPMVMMRGAAEDLGIEDWFNRRIWPMEVNLTAERVRVGARLACAEMLLAGVTTFVDHYFHPEQIAAVAVEAGIRADIAPTFFSSAGQEAIDAAVDTTRQLTRLHPRITASLGPHATYTVTDDDLRRTADLARAEGLRIHLHAAETADQTQASLDKHGVTPIQVLERTGVLDAGALIAHGCGIRPADLPILERYADRTMVASCPKVYLKLAMGEVTPIKGLRSAGVDVGIGTDGAAVHNTLDVWEAIRMVALTQKQRENDAEWMTLSDTLRHATRGSAAAAGLKGRVGALEPGHQADIALLDLSAPHNQPLHDPRAALVYSVRASDVVTVLVAGQVVVRNRQLTTMDLPEVLAEAQSLAHTLVDLSAGGAVQHYAP; encoded by the coding sequence ATGTCGCGCCTGGTGATCCGCAACGTCTCCGTGCTGGTGGTGCCCGAGCAGGGGGAGTGCCGGGTGGATGAAGCGCAGGACATCTACGTCCAGGACGACCGAATCGTCGCGATCGAACCGACGACACCGGCGTCCGTCGCGTCGCCGGCGGGGGCTGCTGTGGCGGGGGACGATGAGGTGGGGGAGGTGATTGATGGGACCGGGTTGTTGGCGGTTCCGGGGTTGGTGAATTCGCATACGCATAGTCCGATGGTGATGATGCGCGGTGCGGCGGAGGATCTGGGGATTGAGGACTGGTTCAATCGGCGGATTTGGCCGATGGAGGTGAATCTGACGGCCGAGCGGGTTCGGGTGGGGGCTCGGTTGGCTTGTGCGGAGATGTTGCTGGCGGGAGTGACCACGTTCGTGGATCACTACTTTCATCCGGAGCAGATCGCCGCAGTGGCGGTCGAGGCCGGGATTCGGGCGGATATCGCGCCGACGTTCTTCTCGTCCGCGGGACAGGAGGCGATCGACGCCGCCGTCGACACGACCCGTCAGCTGACAAGGCTGCACCCGCGGATCACCGCGAGCCTCGGGCCGCATGCGACGTACACGGTGACCGACGACGACCTTCGCCGTACGGCGGACCTCGCGCGCGCCGAGGGGCTGCGGATCCATCTGCACGCCGCCGAGACCGCCGACCAGACGCAGGCCTCGCTCGACAAGCACGGTGTCACGCCGATCCAGGTGCTCGAGCGGACCGGCGTACTCGACGCCGGCGCCCTCATCGCGCACGGCTGCGGGATCCGCCCCGCCGATCTCCCGATCCTCGAGCGGTACGCCGATCGCACCATGGTGGCGAGCTGCCCGAAGGTGTACCTCAAGCTCGCGATGGGCGAAGTCACCCCGATCAAGGGCCTACGATCCGCCGGCGTCGACGTCGGAATCGGCACCGACGGTGCCGCGGTGCACAACACCCTGGACGTGTGGGAAGCGATCCGCATGGTCGCCCTCACCCAGAAGCAGCGCGAGAACGACGCCGAGTGGATGACGCTCTCCGACACCCTCCGCCACGCGACCCGGGGGAGTGCCGCGGCAGCCGGTCTGAAGGGCCGCGTCGGTGCACTCGAGCCCGGGCACCAGGCCGATATCGCGCTCCTCGACCTCTCCGCACCCCACAACCAGCCGCTCCACGACCCCCGCGCCGCCCTCGTGTACTCCGTCCGCGCCTCCGACGTCGTCACAGTCCTCGTCGCCGGCCAGGTCGTCGTACGCAACCGTCAACTCACCACGATGGACCTACCGGAAGTCCTGGCCGAAGCCCAATCCCTGGCCCACACGCTCGTAGACCTCTCCGCAGGAGGCGCAGTCCAGCACTACGCCCCCTGA
- a CDS encoding S8 family serine peptidase, with protein sequence MSFRPAQLLRLALPAALVAGSLIVLTGSSGTAAQPKPYHPKFNGHRSAAAEYEPNAVLVKFKPKATSSARRSAVTRAGASVADTAGANVVKLEGDVPAPELLKKVKADPAVELASLNYKRHLSATPNDEYYASDQRASYSTVRLPEAWDVSKSTGSQLVAVLDTGVDAGHPDLVGHLVPGYNAVSSTRPNPVDDNGHGTMTLGLIAAGANNGVGVAGVGWNVKAMPVKVLDANGGGYDADIAEGIDWAVAHGAKVINMSLGGPGDNVVLHDAVKRAYAKGVVIVVAAGNDGSDVVQYPAAYPEAIAVAATNPGGALTSFSSYGDWVDVAAPGWNLLSTGPRALTPPEYVPYWYCTGTSCSAPVVTGIAALVKNKWPTLTPAQVAQRLKVLARDAGPRGIDPYFGYGIVDAYAALGGRWAADFATNAPDGNDEPSRALLLKTGYAVTKISTEGEVDWYRYEATTADKLRVIAQGSEFHCSYASNFAPRVDVYDSNLRSLGHAVKPYPTTPIDPETGCHEPEFLAATLDVPMTGPVLYVAVRNDNGSRDTRDYTLSIQPTSSLVMATPGSDYPVRDVQPAGSSSTAAVTVHPSVTFARDVDDVSASTVRLVNGKTGSTVGATVAYDAASRKAVISPTVPLLDGTPYRIVVNGVREAGGAALAPYSSVFSTADVAPRAVSLDASGLYLAANLAWKLPPMSDLDQVIVRRNVGSRAPTLSTGTLVYAGTGTAVKNTGLAQGTTYTYAAWVKDRSGKLSPVATTQLLGMRSGIAVTSTLVSYGGSITVRGSTLRIDGKAYAGLPVNVYVRPKTSSRFSLLAALKTSSTGTVSVAHKPLVSSVYMLTFPGNADLMGTRTVDVTVQVRPTISAALSPSSIRLGGTTALSGYVAPAHAGKLVYLQQYGNKVWRSIASVKLSTSGKYAFGIRPAVRGQIAYRAWFPGDADHAPAYSPHRIVTIS encoded by the coding sequence GTGTCATTCCGCCCTGCTCAGTTGCTCCGGCTGGCCCTGCCCGCGGCGCTGGTCGCGGGTTCGTTGATCGTGCTGACCGGCTCGTCCGGTACGGCGGCCCAGCCCAAGCCGTACCACCCGAAGTTCAACGGGCATCGCTCCGCCGCCGCGGAGTACGAGCCGAACGCGGTGCTGGTGAAGTTCAAGCCGAAGGCGACCTCCTCGGCGCGTAGGTCCGCGGTCACCAGGGCTGGTGCTTCGGTGGCGGACACGGCGGGCGCGAACGTCGTGAAGCTCGAGGGCGACGTGCCGGCGCCGGAGCTGCTGAAGAAGGTGAAGGCGGATCCGGCGGTCGAGCTGGCCTCGCTGAACTACAAGCGCCACCTCTCGGCGACCCCGAACGACGAGTACTACGCGAGCGATCAGCGGGCGTCGTACTCGACCGTCCGCCTGCCCGAGGCGTGGGACGTGTCGAAGTCGACGGGCAGCCAGCTCGTCGCGGTACTCGACACCGGCGTCGACGCCGGGCATCCGGACCTCGTCGGCCATCTGGTGCCGGGGTACAACGCGGTGTCCAGCACGCGGCCGAACCCGGTCGACGACAACGGGCACGGCACCATGACGCTCGGCCTGATCGCGGCGGGCGCGAACAACGGCGTCGGTGTCGCCGGCGTCGGGTGGAACGTCAAGGCGATGCCGGTCAAGGTCCTCGACGCCAACGGCGGCGGGTACGACGCGGACATTGCCGAGGGCATCGACTGGGCCGTGGCCCACGGCGCCAAGGTGATCAACATGTCGCTCGGTGGACCCGGCGACAACGTGGTCCTGCACGACGCGGTCAAGCGCGCGTACGCGAAGGGCGTCGTCATCGTGGTTGCTGCGGGCAACGACGGGAGCGACGTCGTGCAGTACCCCGCCGCGTACCCGGAGGCGATCGCGGTCGCCGCGACGAATCCGGGCGGCGCCTTGACCAGTTTCAGCTCGTACGGCGACTGGGTGGACGTCGCCGCACCCGGCTGGAACCTGCTGAGCACGGGTCCGCGCGCGCTGACGCCGCCGGAGTACGTGCCGTACTGGTACTGCACTGGTACCTCCTGCTCGGCGCCCGTCGTCACCGGGATCGCGGCGCTGGTGAAGAACAAGTGGCCGACGCTCACGCCCGCGCAGGTGGCGCAGCGGCTCAAGGTGCTGGCGCGCGACGCCGGGCCGCGCGGCATCGACCCGTACTTCGGCTACGGCATCGTGGACGCGTACGCCGCGCTCGGCGGCCGGTGGGCGGCCGACTTCGCGACGAACGCACCCGACGGCAACGACGAGCCGTCGCGGGCGCTGCTGCTGAAGACGGGCTACGCGGTGACGAAGATCAGTACCGAGGGCGAGGTCGACTGGTACCGGTACGAGGCCACGACGGCAGACAAGCTCCGGGTGATCGCGCAGGGGTCGGAGTTCCACTGCAGCTACGCGTCGAACTTCGCGCCGCGGGTGGACGTGTACGACAGCAACCTCCGGTCCCTGGGGCATGCGGTGAAGCCGTACCCGACCACGCCGATCGACCCGGAGACGGGCTGCCACGAGCCCGAGTTCCTCGCCGCGACTCTCGACGTCCCGATGACCGGACCGGTGCTCTATGTTGCCGTGCGCAACGACAACGGGTCGCGGGACACCCGGGACTACACGCTGTCCATTCAGCCGACGAGCTCGCTCGTGATGGCGACTCCTGGGTCGGACTATCCGGTGCGGGACGTGCAGCCTGCCGGGTCGTCGTCGACGGCCGCCGTGACGGTGCATCCGTCGGTGACCTTTGCGCGGGATGTCGACGACGTGTCGGCGTCGACAGTGCGGCTGGTCAACGGGAAGACCGGATCGACGGTCGGGGCGACGGTTGCGTACGACGCGGCGAGCCGGAAGGCGGTGATTTCGCCGACGGTGCCACTGCTCGACGGTACGCCGTACCGGATCGTGGTGAACGGTGTGCGGGAGGCCGGCGGTGCGGCGTTGGCGCCGTACAGCAGTGTGTTCTCGACGGCTGACGTGGCGCCGCGGGCGGTGTCGCTCGATGCGTCCGGGCTGTATCTGGCGGCGAACCTGGCGTGGAAGCTGCCGCCGATGAGCGACCTCGACCAGGTGATCGTCCGGCGGAACGTGGGCAGCAGGGCGCCGACGCTCAGCACGGGGACGTTGGTGTACGCGGGCACCGGGACGGCGGTGAAGAACACCGGGCTGGCGCAGGGTACGACGTACACGTATGCCGCTTGGGTGAAGGACCGGAGCGGGAAGCTCAGTCCGGTGGCGACGACGCAGTTGCTGGGGATGCGGTCCGGGATCGCGGTGACGTCGACGTTGGTGAGCTACGGCGGGTCGATCACGGTGCGCGGGAGCACGTTGCGGATCGACGGGAAGGCGTACGCCGGGTTGCCGGTGAACGTCTACGTGCGGCCTAAGACGTCGTCGCGGTTCTCGTTGCTGGCGGCGTTGAAGACGTCGTCGACCGGGACGGTGTCGGTGGCGCACAAGCCGCTGGTCTCGTCGGTGTACATGCTGACGTTCCCGGGGAACGCGGACCTGATGGGGACGCGGACGGTCGACGTCACGGTGCAGGTCCGACCGACGATCTCCGCGGCGCTGTCGCCGTCGTCGATCCGGCTGGGTGGGACGACGGCGTTGAGTGGGTACGTCGCTCCGGCGCATGCGGGGAAGCTGGTGTATCTGCAGCAGTACGGGAACAAGGTGTGGCGGTCGATCGCGTCGGTGAAACTGTCGACGTCGGGCAAGTACGCGTTCGGCATCCGGCCGGCGGTGCGCGGTCAGATCGCCTACCGGGCGTGGTTCCCGGGCGACGCGGACCACGCGCCGGCGTACTCACCCCATCGAATCGTCACCATCAGCTGA
- a CDS encoding lectin, giving the protein MKISRRTLLAGTAAAALAGKSSFAVAASPPGDVVGKVTVGYQGWFACSGDGAPINGWWHWSHNWSQPPSPTNTAIVSWPDVRDFTSTYATAYPNLGNGQTAQVFSSYDQQTVNTHFRWMQQYGCDTAALQRFNPTGGEGPTRDAMAAKVRQAAEQYGRKFYIMYDATGWTSMQSEMKADWVGKMRAYTASPAYARQNGKPVVCIWGFGFNEPNKTWPADVCLDVVNWFKDQGCYVIGGVPTHWRVGNEDSRPGYLGVYHAFDMLSPWMVGRISDLAGADHYYNNVNQQDQADCTAHGIDYQPCVIPGDLQSGHRRHGELMWRQFYNLTRVGVQGLYISMFDEFNEGNQIAKTAETAAWVPAGSGIRALDEDGTACSADYYLRLTNDGGRMFKRQTPLTPTRPTIPMPAPAAGVVFYEHVDYGGAAGAALAKGSYTRAQLQAAGVPDNWASSVRVPAGWTVTVYAEDNFGGQSWVRTADTPNFVALSPNANDQLTSCRIA; this is encoded by the coding sequence ATGAAGATCTCTCGTCGTACCCTCCTCGCCGGCACCGCCGCGGCCGCGCTGGCCGGCAAGTCCTCGTTCGCCGTCGCGGCCAGCCCGCCGGGTGACGTCGTCGGCAAGGTCACCGTCGGCTATCAAGGCTGGTTCGCTTGTTCCGGAGACGGCGCACCCATCAACGGCTGGTGGCACTGGAGCCACAACTGGAGTCAGCCGCCCTCGCCGACGAACACGGCGATCGTCAGCTGGCCGGACGTCCGCGACTTCACTTCGACGTACGCGACGGCGTACCCGAATCTCGGCAACGGGCAGACGGCTCAGGTCTTCTCGTCGTACGACCAGCAGACGGTGAACACGCACTTCCGGTGGATGCAGCAGTACGGCTGCGACACGGCCGCGCTGCAGCGCTTCAACCCGACGGGCGGCGAAGGACCGACCCGGGACGCGATGGCCGCGAAGGTGCGGCAGGCCGCGGAACAGTACGGCCGGAAGTTCTACATCATGTACGACGCGACCGGCTGGACGTCGATGCAGTCGGAGATGAAGGCGGACTGGGTCGGGAAGATGCGGGCGTACACGGCGTCACCGGCGTACGCGCGGCAGAACGGGAAACCCGTCGTCTGCATCTGGGGGTTCGGGTTCAACGAACCGAACAAGACTTGGCCCGCGGACGTCTGCCTGGACGTCGTGAACTGGTTCAAGGATCAGGGCTGCTACGTGATCGGCGGTGTGCCGACGCACTGGCGGGTCGGGAACGAGGACTCGCGGCCCGGGTATCTGGGTGTGTACCACGCGTTCGACATGTTGTCGCCGTGGATGGTCGGGCGGATCAGCGACCTCGCGGGCGCGGACCATTACTACAACAACGTGAACCAGCAGGACCAGGCGGACTGCACCGCGCACGGCATCGACTACCAGCCGTGCGTGATTCCCGGCGATCTGCAGTCCGGCCACCGGCGGCACGGTGAGCTGATGTGGCGCCAGTTCTACAACCTGACCCGCGTGGGGGTGCAGGGCCTCTACATCTCGATGTTCGACGAGTTCAACGAAGGCAACCAGATCGCCAAGACGGCCGAGACCGCCGCGTGGGTTCCAGCCGGCTCCGGCATCCGCGCACTCGACGAGGACGGTACGGCGTGCTCCGCCGACTACTACCTCCGCCTCACCAACGACGGCGGCCGCATGTTCAAGCGCCAGACACCGCTGACCCCAACCCGCCCGACGATCCCGATGCCCGCACCAGCCGCTGGCGTGGTGTTCTACGAGCACGTCGACTACGGCGGCGCGGCGGGGGCTGCGCTGGCCAAGGGCAGCTACACGCGAGCACAACTGCAGGCCGCCGGAGTGCCGGACAACTGGGCGTCGTCCGTGCGGGTCCCGGCCGGGTGGACGGTGACGGTCTACGCCGAGGACAACTTCGGCGGCCAGTCATGGGTGCGTACGGCGGACACGCCGAACTTCGTCGCGCTCTCGCCGAACGCGAACGACCAGCTGACGTCGTGCCGGATCGCCTAG
- a CDS encoding ROK family transcriptional regulator produces the protein MTLTDGRRPGSRGVAADHVSLRRNNLSVVLRHVRDLGPRSRARIAEETGLNKATVSSLVAELVERGLLREGSADSSRALGRPGQLVELDGTGVCGVGAEINVDYLAVAALDLAGDVVLEKRVPVDVAHLDPTETLDRFADLVQEAVAAVTGRHGQPAGVTLAVPGLVEGATGDLKLAPNLGWGELSVAQEMRRRLGEPSYPLHVDNEANLAALAAYAELRDESVHDLVLLTGAVGVGGGVVTGGHLLRGGAGYSGEVGHMPVAPPGRTCGCGRTGCWETVVGLTALLHKATDRDDPVRDPSLDVEQRLAGITRRAEAGDERTLSALKNVGTWLGIGGAILVNILNPDVLVLGGYFAVLGPWLEEPLEKAIRERVIAPDGGGCRVVRSELGFAAAVRGGAQISLDQVFVDPTRIGATP, from the coding sequence ATGACGTTGACCGATGGCCGCCGACCGGGAAGCCGGGGTGTTGCCGCCGATCACGTCTCGCTGCGGCGCAACAACCTCTCGGTGGTACTACGGCACGTCCGCGACCTCGGCCCCCGCTCGCGCGCCCGGATCGCCGAGGAGACCGGGCTGAACAAGGCGACCGTGAGCAGCCTGGTCGCCGAACTCGTCGAACGCGGCCTGCTCCGCGAGGGCTCCGCCGACTCCAGCCGCGCCCTCGGCCGCCCCGGGCAGCTCGTCGAGCTCGACGGCACCGGTGTCTGCGGTGTCGGCGCCGAGATCAACGTCGACTACCTCGCTGTCGCCGCGCTCGACCTGGCCGGCGACGTCGTCCTGGAGAAGCGCGTCCCGGTCGACGTCGCGCACCTCGATCCGACGGAGACGCTCGACCGGTTCGCAGACCTCGTCCAAGAAGCAGTCGCCGCTGTCACCGGGCGGCACGGCCAGCCGGCCGGCGTCACCCTCGCGGTTCCGGGTCTCGTCGAGGGCGCGACCGGCGACCTGAAGCTCGCGCCGAACCTCGGCTGGGGCGAGCTGTCGGTGGCCCAGGAGATGCGCCGCCGCCTGGGCGAACCGTCGTACCCCTTGCACGTCGACAACGAGGCGAACCTGGCGGCGCTGGCGGCGTACGCCGAACTGCGGGACGAGTCGGTCCACGACCTGGTGCTGCTGACCGGCGCGGTCGGTGTCGGCGGCGGCGTGGTCACCGGCGGGCACCTGCTGCGCGGCGGCGCCGGGTACAGCGGCGAGGTCGGGCACATGCCGGTCGCGCCGCCCGGGCGGACCTGCGGCTGCGGGCGGACCGGCTGTTGGGAGACGGTTGTCGGACTGACCGCACTGTTGCACAAGGCAACCGATCGCGACGACCCGGTGCGGGACCCGTCGCTGGACGTGGAGCAACGGCTGGCCGGGATCACCCGGCGCGCCGAAGCGGGGGACGAGCGGACGCTGTCCGCGCTGAAGAACGTCGGCACCTGGCTGGGAATAGGGGGAGCGATCCTGGTGAACATCCTGAACCCCGACGTGCTCGTGCTCGGCGGCTACTTCGCCGTCCTCGGGCCGTGGCTGGAAGAACCACTGGAGAAGGCGATCCGCGAGCGCGTGATCGCCCCGGACGGCGGCGGCTGCCGGGTGGTGCGCTCGGAGCTCGGCTTCGCGGCGGCCGTCCGGGGCGGCGCGCAGATCTCGCTCGACCAGGTCTTCGTCGACCCGACCCGGATCGGGGCGACACCATGA